From the Chaetodon auriga isolate fChaAug3 chromosome 17, fChaAug3.hap1, whole genome shotgun sequence genome, the window TGTTGTGGATTTCAGTCGTGCTGCGTCGAGCGGGCAAGAGACGCTTTAAAATGTCCCACTGTTGAATGAAGCACTgccacagttcagttcacagagGGCCAAACTTGAGaatggctgctgctgttaccTTTAACATGTTGTGTACCAATAATAATATTCATGTTTATTAAAACGTCACTTGTGGTAATGGAGTCACGTGATTTTACACCAGTTTCCTCCTGATTCTCACTTCAGAGAGCATTCACGCCGTGGATGTGTGGAAGGAAAGCAGTCACACATGGAGTCAGTTAAGCTGTGTGAGCTCTGGTCTGGAAGCGTGAAGCCACAGCTTCATCTAGATGAGAGCACGTGCTCAAACATAATGAGCAATCGAGAGCATCAAACAACTTAAGAAGATGTGATGACAAAAGTCTGAAGTATGTTACAAAGCTGACATCACCATGTAAGTGAAAGTTTGGCCATAATTATCTTTATTGAAACTTTGACAGAAGGTTGGGATGCCGTGTAAAActtcaataaaacagaatgtgatgattggctaatcatttttgacatatgtaaaacagcacaaagacaatatatttaatgtttgacctcatcaacttcattgatttttctaaatatctgcttattctgaatttgatgcagcaacacgtttcaaccaagttgggacaggagcaactaaagactggaaaagctggttaatgctccaaaaacacctgtttggaaagTTCCACAGGTAAATTGGTCGATTGGTAACAGATGATAGCatcgtgattgggtatgaaagggacatccgggaaaggctcagtcgctcacgAACGAGGATGGCGttaggttcaccactttgtgaacacatgatctGTTTTTATCTGCGTTTCAGACAGCGTCCCAACGTTTTTGGGATCAGGGTTATAATTCTGTGCACGAAGAGGTTCCTACAAAACTAAAGAACATGGAGTGaaatgtcaatcaaacacactcATGGCCGCACATTCCTGAGGAGGTCCACTGAATCAGGTGGAAATACCTGCATGTCAACCATTACGTCTTTAAAAAGCTCCTCAAAATCCTGATTTGAATGAAAACGAAAGGCTTGAGAAACTTGAGACGTCTGCAGAATGAATGATGCAGACGTGTTTGAGAAACGTGCACGCAGGACTCAGCTGCAGTGCGCGAGACGGATCTCTGCTGCCACCTTTTGTCTTTAACATGAACTGCACCCCTGGCTTCTTAAAAAAAGATCTGGGACCTCCTCATTATAATATCTGTACACTAATCTATTaacattttcctctttaataCCAGCACTAGAGCTTTAAGGGCTGATACCAATATCaatattttcccttttcagtaatcacacagacattttttcttttatgtgatTTCTCATAGcaagaagaaaatgaagcaagaaaaacagaaaaaaatcaccgTGTATCCACTTTTATTGCTTTGCACCCATCGGCAATGACAGAAGAGTCATCATTCAAGCTAACAACACGATGCCTCACTGATGTCACGTGTCTGTACATCAGGACGAATGCATGTTTACATAGTGATGATGGAGGGTGAAACCTCCACCTTTTTGTTGGCAGCTTATCcaccttgaaaacacacacacatatatatctatatatatatattgatattGAAACTGATGTCATGTGAAAATAGGGTATTTTTcatcaaaataaacattattatGACATTCTAAGTACCTAAGTTGGTGGATGTTCGGTTTATTGTGATGATTCCACCGATCAGACAGCTCACACCTTTATATCAAATACACAGCACGTGTAGGGAAGTGACGTGTGACACATCATCTGTGACTCCATTCAAACTTACGATTTCGTCTTTACAAAATACAAGTTTGGCAAAAAATGTCACTGACTTCATTTTTGATGCTGACGGTACAATAATTTGACATTCACTgatcattgaaaaaaaaaagcagtagCTGAATACAGATTACAGagctttaacacacacagacacagtattCAGGCTGACTTTCGCACACACGTGGAGTAACACTGCGACACACGCAAGCCTCTGCAAATGAGCCGTGTTCTGGTTCGCTCTGATGGtctgtctttgggttttgtgtGCCAccatgtgtgttatgtgtgcaCCTCTTCTGAACACTTATCAGTACAAGACTTGCAAATAAGAGCTTCGACAAGGCACGTAAGCTGTCGTCCGCAGAGTCACTGGAGCCACGCGCAGACCGCCGGTGAAACACGACATGAAAACCGTCCCACGGATTCCTCTTTGCCTGAATATGAGCTAGGTTCACGGGTCCAGACATTGCACGGTGTGGGGTGTTTATTGCTAAAACAGAGACCGCACTTAGCAAAATAAGAACGACTTCATAGAATATAATAgtttttacatttactgtagaaatattttgcataAAATGATTTGCAACGCTGAACATACCAAGTTATCTTTAcaccacacgcacgcacgctcacacacacacacacacacacacacacacacacacacacacacacatacacaactaCCAGCAATAGTACAGACAGTATAAAAACAGGTGCAGCTAACCGGGATCATGAATATTCTCTTTTCTATTTTGCACCTTACTATAGTTTATGATTCAGAGCGTTTATTAAAATAGGTGATACCAGCGATGAGAGGAGTACAGCGGGGTAGTTAATTATCACTGCCTTGTGAGAAAAACATCAGGTTACCACAGTCAGAAATCTTTCAGGATTCCTGAGTTGTTTAACCGACATTTGAACAACAGCTCTACAGATACGGTGGGGGGGAGGGTAACCTTTTTACTGATACACTATAATCCATCTTAAGTAAGAAACTATACTGGCAAAGTGcttactgtacagtacagacTTCATATGGCCTCTGAAGTAGGTTTCCTACAATGTTACAATGATATTTCTATAACATCACATACAATACGAACAGTGAggtttacagtgaaaacaactGACCGACTCATGAGCAGCAATATAAATACTGGGTGTTcccctgcagacagcagagatgatgcATGAGCAAGTTCTACAAAGATGTACGTATGCAGTAGTACTGTGGCGTCGTAGTGTTTGAATGTAcctctgttgttttggtttgtgtcaTTTACTGTGCCGGACTGATTAAGCAATATAATCACCTGGCACCGACAATACCTGAATGGCTTTAATCGAATGAGTTTTTGAAGCTGGTGTAGTTAGGTGAAAGGTCTCAGTCCGACCTaaaacacatggaaacagaCAGTGCAGGGCAGCTCGCGTGTATGAGCTGCGAAGAACCCAAAATGTACAGTACTGTTACCAGCTAAAACGGTAAAACGGAAATTAAAATACACAGTGGATTAAAATTaagattcaattcaattcaagcAGTCCAAGATCCCCACCAGTGAGGCCCGTTCCTTTGGCATTTGTGGTTTGAATGGTTGACAAATTGCTAGACTGAGAGAGTTCTTAAACAATGAGCGTCGGTGGGTAATAACAGCAGACTTCCTCCATTCCTCAGAGAATGTGTGCTCTGCAGAACATCGCGGCAGCCATTTGTACATGTGCTGCACGCTTCCAGACTCGAGTGGAGTAGGACTCACAGCCCTGGGGGAGCTCGCCTGCTGGCCTGTAGAGGGGAACACTGCAGGCAGGTCGTGCTGCTCCAGTTCTATGTCCCCATCGCCACTAAGATGGTGCCCGTCTGCGGGGGAAAGTGTGGAGCGGGAGAAGGTATCAGGAGGGTAGGGAGGGCTTGGCTTTATCACAGGAAGGTCTCGGCAGTGGAGCCCCCTCCTGGCGTGTCTGGGCTGACGTCCACTCTAACGCAGGCCACCTTCTCCTGGCTGTTGCACAGGAGTGAAGAAGATAAGAGACGAGGTGAGCGCCTGAGCAAATTCATGGTAATGCAAAGGGTGGAGAGCCAGGGTGAGGTGTTGTCAGGCAGAGGAGTCACAGTGCTCAATTTACAACATTTTACCACCTACAGTACACCTTGTAGAGGAGGACTGCGCTAAAATACGTGACAATTCTACATCAAAGTCAAACTAATGTGATTAATTAGATTTTGGAATGAAAGTGCGACTGTCAGCACTCTCAAATTAACACCTTAAGCTGCTGAAGGAGACAAGAACAAACCCTTATCTTTGCATGTACAGGTTTAGACTGTGATACCCAACACTTTTCTATGGACTTACACTCAAAAGCACTTAAACTGATCTCCTATTTCTTTCACTACAGTAGGAAATAATCTTTCTTGAAACTTGCTTTCCCTCTCAGAGAACATCTAGGTCACAGTATTACTGTTAACATTGGATAATCATATTAGAGTAATGCAATTGGGGGCAGGGGCTCTGGGAAACTCCAGGAGATGGCATAGCTACCTTTCACTATGCTTCACAGGTTGGGCACATGACTCTGCACTCGAATTCACGGCCTTCCACGCTGCGGTTTTGGCCATTTCATCAGAGATATTTACAACCAAGGGGTCAGATTCAGAACTGCATgccaaaatgcaaacacacacaaagagacagaaacacaaagagaagacaGGCATGGAGACAACAAATCAGTAGGAGAGGTTCAGTGCAGGACAGGTCAAACAaggagacacaaacatgcacataaatgaAAGGTTAAAACAAATTAAGAGCACAAAAAGGCCCACCAGACAGGGCGCGCACAGGACGCTCCACGTTAGCACGTATCAAGAAATGTGAGCCTTTTGCATCAGAGGCAAAAGTTGGCACGGGTTGACACGTTATTCGTTAGTTAGACAAGGATACAATTATTTCAACAAGACAAACACTTTTCATCACAGACCATTTAcccttaaaataaaaagaaaacacacaacaacacccACAGCAGAGTGCTTTAAAGCCAGGGTTTCTGTTTCTGGGACTGACAGTTTGGGCCATGCGCTAACTGTCTGAGTATCAGTGAGCAGGGTTAGAACGCAGCCGTGTGGGTCAGATGTTCTGCATCAGACACACAGCCCTGCTACCTCGTCATCCACTGGGAGGCTGTGGGTCACTAGTCCTATTCTGTATGATCTGTTCAAGATGGACATAATAGCACACAGCTGACTTCCAGGGTCAGAATCCCAGCATTCCACGTTGTACATGACAATGCGATgcatcagaaaatgaaataaagtttcTGATTTACTATGAACTACATCTGCATTCTTTGTCAGCGTTTCTGGACTGCTTTCCTGGATCACATTAGCCAGAGAGACATTGATTAGGGAGGAAGTCAAATTGGGAACTATTTACATTAAGCGTAGTCCATGAAGCATTTTAAGCCATCATAAAAACGTATTTTGCTGCCTCACAAGAGGAAAAAATTACCGGATTTTTGTTACGATACACGACTGCATGATTAAAAATAGATTACACCTGATGCACTACTATTATGAACCTGCTACATAAAGGTGCTTTCATCCCAGAATTGGGCATCAAAGTGTGCTTTGTGGGGTGCACCACTCACCTCCCTGAGAGTGTCTTCACAGGGATGTTGAGTTGGTTGGAGCCTTCAAAGCTGACCTTCAGCTCCATGTCCTCTTCGTCCTGCAGTTGGGACTCTGCTTCCTGCATGATTACAAATGTCTCTGAGGTACTGCAAGTCTGgccatctgtttttttttttttttttactatccAACAGCAATGTGCTCAACAtccactgtttcactgtttataTCCCCAGACCTTCCACTTGTATTGTGACATtatcacactgacatgaaatCTGAGTCACCAGACTGAAAATGATATGTTTTGTGAAGCTCGACCATCTTTTTTTACTGTAACTCAggcagagagaaatggaggatTTTGATGCTTTCTGTAATTTacggtttgtgtgtgtgtgcgtgtgtgtgtgtgtgtgtgtgtgtgtgcgtcagtccACTGTGGGAAGTACGAAAGCCACCACAGTGTTTTTGAACATTTACTGGTCGAGCACACACGCGTATACAAAGCCAATCAGAGAAATACTGTTATTGTGAGTTGAACATTAAGcacagtgtgtttctttcttttgaagTACAAAAACACTTGAACACTTGACGGCTGCTTTATTCCAGTCTGACTTGCGACTGTCAGGTTACTCCAAAGAAAAGCCAACAGAAACGAACAAACATGAAATGAGTTTTACCAGCTTTTCAcgtgctttctttttcttgtcgtcctctttcttcttcttgctttcTGGCATCAAGTCATCCAGCCAGCTCAGCTCTCTCTTGGTGAAGAACAAGTCTAGAAGCTTTCGGATGAAGACCAGCGCCAGAACCTGGAGACGCACAGACGAAGAGTCTATTATCACAGACTTAACTCACAAAACAGGATCAAAATCAACTCATAAGGCACTTattacactgtgaaaatattaaatatcgTATTTTCAACTGACACCACAGCGAACATTAATTATGTATCAACGATATAAGAGATTTTGTCTAATTACATTTAGTTACATTGAATGGGTGCAGCTGAATCTGTGTCTTCAGCATATCATGTAGATGTGTGGAAATGTGCAACAGGCTTTGAGGTTCAATGTCATTACCATCATgggaaacacaacagcagctgcgGAGGCCTTGATGACCCAGAGCAACACCAAACAGGTGAGCTGCACCAGGGTGAAGATGTGGACCTTCCACAGCGGCACATAGCGCAGATAGATCAGATCAGGCTGGTGCTTGGAAGGCATGCCGAACAGCTTGATTCTGTCAAAGAACtaaagaggaaatgagattAAAGCAGcgcagtgtgagagagagataagacatgcaaataaaaatggctgcaaagACGAGGGTGAGCAGGAAAAGGGCAAAATTCAATACATTATTCATTTAACAAAAGCTTTTAAGGATTCTGAATTATGATCAAAGGTTTGGAACTACAAGGGGAAAACTTATCTCTACTGAACAGCTCATGACTGTGATTCTGTTTGGAATAAAAGGGCATATCATCTTCAAAGACCAGCAGAGTAGAGTCTTACTTGAATGCCTTTGAGGGAAGAGACGCCCATGTATAGAAAGACTCCATACAGGACTGGCATAGGAATAAACTGTAAAGAGCAGAAATGAAGCAACAGGGTATGTAAGAACAGGATAAATGAGTCAAGTGACAGTTCAGGAAAAGGCTAACACAGCATCTGTTGTACcagtattaaaaaaatgtgtaatatatttAACAGATTACCCCATCGGCACATACTGCCTATTATGAACTTCCAATTTAGGGTGATTaaaatgtgatgtcatttctttCCCTGAGTATTACTACAGCGTTTCCCATATCTCACCTTGAGCACTGaggtcatgaaaacagaacaacCCATGAGGACAAAGATCATGAATCCAGTGACCCGCTGCTCCCGGATGCCCAGGAACTTCGGCTGCTCTCCTGGAGCGGAGCAGCCAGACTCCAGCTTCAGGCTGTTAAcgtgggagatggagaggacGGTTGCAGCCACGAACCACGGCAGGCCCATGACGGAGCACACGCCCAGCATAAGTGCCACTACCAGCAAGTCCAGGTGATAGCCACAGCCTTTCTGCAGGGCGCAGAGTGAAACAAGAGACAGCAAGTGAGTCATGAGAAAAAGATTCAGGAGCACAATCTTAACATAATTTCATTTGCCCTTCCATACTTGGAATCCTGAGTTGCAAATCTTTGCCTTATGAATTTTTAAGGTAGActggatttatttttaaaatagcAGCAGTGGAGAACCCTGAGGCATAAAAATAcctcggaaaaaaaaaaagctgaaacagaTTATAGCTGAAGCAATTCTGTgagatgaaaacagcagaagaacaGACAAGACTGTAATTAaggatgacagagagggagagagagaacagtgagggaatgagctgcagaggaaaacaggtgTAGAGAGAGCAAAGAACTGAATGTTTAGATGGAAAGAGAGCAAGCCGGAGGCGCCACAAATGAgcaataggaaaaaaaaaacagactttctgCCTATGAGGTTTTACACAACAAATCTATGCAGGtcaaaagctgcagtgaaactCAGAGCAGACTCAATCTTACATGTCCATTCATTGCATtaacagagcagtcagacatCGAGTTTTACATCCGAGAACTACAATACTTCAACTTTAACTCTACACTGACATGTTCAATCACTGCGGCATCGTTGTTGCTTGATGTTTTTGGAGGTAAAGAAACACAATCCAGCATTTGAGATAAAACCAATCTCCAGTAGGTCAACTCTGATTATTGAGAACCACTTTctcaaaaaccttttttttttttgcactgctgGATATTAAAGAAGGGATAGACACCTCAGGCCAAGACTTCTAGGATACTACAACACTGCCAAAAGGCACGCAGGCAGGTCTGACCTTGAGCTTGTGCTCCTTGCGGTTGATGATGACTGCAGTGATCTGCTGGTCCATAAAGATGAGGATGGTGCAGAGCAGGGCAGGAAGTGCCGCCACCAGCAGCGTCCACCAGGGATTTCCTCCTAAAGGGTCCATCAGCCAGCCTCGGTTCTTTGAAGTTGGCTGCGGGAAAAAGGCAGGGATGTTCTACGTTTAGTATATTACACATACAATTATCAACATATAAAaacattcatgaacattcacacaTGAAGAAGACATGTTGAATAGATGCCTACCTCAAAGCGGTCAGGGACATTCAGTTTAGGAGAGGGGATCCCCATTAGATAGTCCACCAGCACCATGATCATGATGGTTATAAACACAGCGAAATCGCTGATAGTGGAGCGCAcctataaaacacacacacacgcaagagcaacacagttttatttatttatgtattctgAATTGCAACTGAGCACACGTGCTATTTCCTACTGTCACTCATACACACGCAGCCACAAAATAGAAGCTGCTCCAGTTTAACCATAGTTTTTCACTTGAGGCTGCTGTCGGAGATCCATCGCAGTAATATctattatttgtttgtttgagagGGATAGAGCACATTAACGAACATCAGTATAAAAGTCGGATTTCAGCGAGAATGCTAATTTACATCCGAAGTGCCTAGACAGGAAACTACAACTGCGACGTTACGAGTAACAACGTACAGatacaaatataaaatgaaCAAGACAAAATACATCATGCAACAAATGCGATCACGATTTACACATTTACAAAAACTACTGCATCATTTGCATACATTTGAATACTGATGTTTTGATATGCATTAGGTAGATTGTTAATATATAGTGTGGATAAAACTGGTCCAAGAATAGAGCCTTGTGGGACCCCTGCAGGACAGGCAAAGTAAGGCAatttggtcacacacacacattgatttcTGTTGGATAGATACGATATCATCCATAGGATAGCTTTCTCCTTAAGAAAAATTGTGTCAGTTTAGAaagacagcacaaacacaggcactCCTACCCAGTAAGCATTCGACTTTGTCTAAGAACACACGGTTTGCTGAGTGAAAGGGTGGATACGGACCACAAATTGCATGGGATGCAGAGGAGTGTAGCCTTCATGTAGATAATAATTACATTCGTGTCAACAGTAAAAGCATAACAATTCAGACAATACCAGCACCTGCCTACACAGAACACCAAGTGATAACAGACAGCGGGTACTGTGTGGGAGGAAGCaagcttttctttctgtacATGAGTTTGCTCATGCATACAGTGCATATCAGTAAATATTTATACAGTGTAAGCAGCTTTCAGCAAGATCTACACACTATTGCATGTACAGAGATATAGAGAAAACACCAATTCAGATGTGAATTTATCGATATTTAGATTTTAACCAGCAATATGAAGTTATTGTACTTTATGTTCCCTAAACGGCTGGGGTTAGTGGTGTAAGCAGTAGTATAACCAGAGCACACATAACAAATCCAGCAAACATCTCACCTTGGTGGGAAAATATCTCTCTGTCTTGAACTGCTTAAGGAAGGAGGATAGGAAGAAGGTGGTGAAAAAGAGGATGATGGACCAGAAGAGAACATCTGGGATGTAGGGCCCATGATGACCGCAGGCAGCACCCACAAACTCCCCATGGAGAGTCTTACACATCTAGAGAAAGAGCAGCATTAGGTGAGTACTGCGATATAAATTTTGATAAGCTGTTCCAGTACTGACAGTAGTTTTGGtacaaggtttttttttggcAGCCTTGTCGTGGTTCTATTAGTGGCAGATTGATGCATTAGTGTTAATGTGTTGTTTAGTGAGTTTGCGTGAGTGCAAGAATGCATGTACTAAGCTGGCTGATGATGTCTGTTTGCTCAACACGTCCTACACATTTGAATGTGGGTGTGATTCCTACGTCTCACAATGGAGATCATTGTGTGCTGGTCTCACCGAAACATTGAGGCTGCTCCACGGAACAGAGTCTGGGCTGTATCCTGTCCGGTTCCACTCCTGCACGATCTTATCTGAGGCGTTGACTGGCGCAGAGCACTGACACCTGGGGACAAGGAAACAAATGCTAAGCAAAGCATGGATGCTTATCTTAAACTGAAAAAGGGTTGTGTTCGTTTTAAAGGTAATTAAATCCACAGGATGCAGCAAATCTGCGAGCATCAGTTGTTTTTAAAAGTGGTATTTTGCAAGGGGGTTATTTTCACTTCAGTGCTGGGGAAGAGCTGAAGCCACTGCAATTACAGTTTTCAGCACTAAGAATGGTGGGCATGACACGCTACTTTATGTAACCCTTTGGAATTTAACATGGACATCCTGACCAGAAGagtgtattaaaaaaaagggacatACAACAATAAGAGTTTGTTATTTCATCACAATAAGAGCTCCCACTTCCTCCTAATACAGGATAATGCCTACGCTAAACGTCAGTACTCACGAATACTGGGTGAGGTTATCCAAGTTGTTGTGCATGTTGACAGGGTAGTGTTCTCCCAGGTGAAAGAGCTTCTCGAGAGCCTCGTAGATGAAGATGATGCAGATGAGCGCAGCGAAGGCCTCCTCTGTAAATCGGGTGATGTAGCAGACCAGGGAGCTGGCATCTGTGGCCACCAGGACCAGGCACAGGAAGGCTGTCCACAGTCCAATGCTGGTCCGCAGCGACAGGTACGACATGCCGTAGTCACtgggaaagacagacaaaggtgGTGCGGAGGAGCACGGATGCAGGTATTTAGTCTTATCAATATTTTGACTATTTCATCATGTTGCAGCAAAAGCAAACCTTCTTAAACTTACTTGCAGAACTTGAAGAGGATCTTCTCAAACACTAAAACAGGGCCCGTGCTGCCAAGAATAGTGAGGGGCTGTCCAGCGAAGAGGGAGTACGCCACTCCTGTCAGCGAGGCCCCGAACAGAGACTCTATGGCACTCTgtagacacagagagggaaggagtaagggtggatggaggaggtgaaaccACACAAAGGAGGATAGAGAGGGAAAGGctgcaggagaaaagagagaggcgAAGAAGAGACCCCCAACCAGAACACAGAGAGTTTTGATTAAACAGACAGCCTGGGCTGTGTCTGAGAGGCTAGACAAACGATTTGAATGTTTCCACCCTGCTGACTTGTCCGAAGTCATATCCCTGTTTAGCCCCGGCCTGCTGAGTTTAGTCAGACGcatcacacacaccagcacacagacCGTGCCTATGCCAACAGGCCGCTGTCCTAGTGAGGACATCTGGGCGAAAAGGAGAGAGAGCCAAACAGACAGGGAGCAAGCGGGAGCAATAAAAAGAGTCAATATATACAGAATAGCTTGCAGTGCGATGACACATTAGTGCATGGGAGGCTGAATAATCATTAGATCTTATTTTGGAAAGTGAATTAAGACCTCACAGTCAAAGATATCACATTAATGAGTATATAAAGTCACGGTTCAGAGGGGGAAAGATTATGTTGACTCTTCTGTCAATCAGCCCAATTAAAGGAACCAGCACAAAACTCACAATTCATATACTGATGCGTGGCAGCCAAATAGAACAATGTTCTGTATATGTGATTTTGTACAACATGGCACTTAGACAGCCAGGGGTTAGGGGCTTGATTCCCACTGGGTTTAAGAAAAGCACAAGCGACTGACTTTAAAGTGCCAAGCTTTCTGACTCACTATGTTGCCTTTTGTTGCCTCCCCAAGCAGACCTCCAAATGTGATGACTGGGGACATGCAAGCGCAGTAGAGGAACAGGATGGAGGCTAGACACTGCAGACTGAGGGCGTCCCTGATGTCGGTCCAGTAGAACGGTAACTTGCGCTTGATGTCCAGGATCAGACCTCCAAATATCCTgcaagaggagagaggcagttaatgtttgatttttcaaGTAGTAGTGCTTTATTGAATTATAAACGAATAGTGACATGATTACTTTGAAAGTCAAGTGAACACATTTACTTTAGTGTCACACTAACTCTATTAATATAAAGCAGTTATTTATCTTTAAATTCCCCTGAGACTCTTTCAGGTAGTCAATGTAAAAGATgtgcaaagacaacagtgaTCAAGATAACTGAGTAAATGGCTGcaaacatttattattttcattattcactTCATAATCCTTACAGTCTGTTAACACTATCTGCTCTTTTTACAGTTGGAACAGCTTAAATGTGATTATAAGGTGATTAAAACTGTCATTTTGCAGTAATGGTTATTTACTCGGTGTTGaggcctttttttctttttttactatgtttgttgttgtttgcttgaACACTGGCAGTGTGAATACTGAGGCAGTGTTGTGAGGTTGTGAGTGTGTATCTTTATAATATTCAACCCCACAACCAGGATGGCACGGTGATCGTGCTGCTGAGTCCAAATCATTTCCACAGGTGCAGGATTTGTCTTCATGCAGACGTTGTTCAGAGCGACTCCCCTCCAAACAgccttcttctctgtttctgcctctctttgtcaTTGAGGGATTAAATTTCtcaccttcttctttttctttcctctgacaCCTGCCCAATTGCTGTGCTGTGAGGTCTtcttacattttcttttcccaaCACCTCTGGAATAACCTCTATTCCCTGCCTCCACAAGCCCTGCTGTTTCTTTTCTACAGCCTGATTCTGATAGCTTTCTTTACATTAGCTTCTTGCACTCTTACACTCCTCTGTCCCCCAGTCGCTCACTCATCGCATGAGCCTTTTATAGTAGCGGTGAAAAGGAGAGTGAATCTGTAAATAATACAGCACCTCCCAACTGATGTGTATGTgcgcagagtgtgtgtgtgtgtgtgtgtgtgtgtgtgtgt encodes:
- the LOC143335611 gene encoding sodium bicarbonate cotransporter 3-like isoform X5, whose protein sequence is MDEQSEGEHVLTGLDEEAIVDHGKTSFTTHTNYEKEDLESHRAVYVGVHVPFGRESKRRHRHRGHRHHRKRKERDSEEGKEDGRESPTYDTPSQRVQFILGTEDDDLEHVPHDLFTELDELSFRDGSATEWKETARWLKFEEDVEDGGERWSKPYVATLSLHSLFELRSCILNGTVMLDMRANSIEEIADMLIDSMVASGQLKEDLRSKVREAMLKKHHHQNERKLSNRIPLVRSIADIGKKHSDPLLLERNGEGLSSSRLSLHKPGAASSVSNLSQRRESRVSVLLNHLLPSSSSNTGPSSLTIPQNTPDSFRCSTQSLSRTYGAGPGPQGIPEVVVSPPEDDDPPTSAEEEAASPQLRRRASSASQGLELLPLEGPLVSPNSLPNNLDGNKAAERRPSKAGVSRESSSVDFSKVDMNFMKKIPPGAEASNVLVGEVDFLEKPIIAFVRLSPAVLITGLTEVPVPTRFLFLLLGPHGKGPQYHEIGRSMATLMTDEIFHDVAYKAKDRTDLLSGIDEFLDQVTVLPPGEWDPTIRIEPPKNVPSQMKRKRPSHPNGTASPAGELEKEEDHHAGPELQKTGRIFGGLILDIKRKLPFYWTDIRDALSLQCLASILFLYCACMSPVITFGGLLGEATKGNISAIESLFGASLTGVAYSLFAGQPLTILGSTGPVLVFEKILFKFCNDYGMSYLSLRTSIGLWTAFLCLVLVATDASSLVCYITRFTEEAFAALICIIFIYEALEKLFHLGEHYPVNMHNNLDNLTQYSCQCSAPVNASDKIVQEWNRTGYSPDSVPWSSLNVSMCKTLHGEFVGAACGHHGPYIPDVLFWSIILFFTTFFLSSFLKQFKTERYFPTKVRSTISDFAVFITIMIMVLVDYLMGIPSPKLNVPDRFEPTSKNRGWLMDPLGGNPWWTLLVAALPALLCTILIFMDQQITAVIINRKEHKLKKGCGYHLDLLVVALMLGVCSVMGLPWFVAATVLSISHVNSLKLESGCSAPGEQPKFLGIREQRVTGFMIFVLMGCSVFMTSVLKFIPMPVLYGVFLYMGVSSLKGIQFFDRIKLFGMPSKHQPDLIYLRYVPLWKVHIFTLVQLTCLVLLWVIKASAAAVVFPMMVLALVFIRKLLDLFFTKRELSWLDDLMPESKKKKEDDKKKKAREKLEAESQLQDEEDMELKVSFEGSNQLNIPVKTLSGSQEKVACVRVDVSPDTPGGGSTAETFL
- the LOC143335611 gene encoding sodium bicarbonate cotransporter 3-like isoform X2; this encodes MDEQSEGEHVLTGLDEEAIVDHGKTSFTTHTNYEKEDLESHRAVYVGVHVPFGRESKRRHRHRGHRHHRKRKERDSEEGKEDGRESPTYDTPSQRVQFILGTEDDDLEHVPHDLFTELDELSFRDGSATEWKETARWLKFEEDVEDGGERWSKPYVATLSLHSLFELRSCILNGTVMLDMRANSIEEIADMLIDSMVASGQLKEDLRSKVREAMLKKHHHQNERKLSNRIPLVRSIADIGKKHSDPLLLERNGEGLSSSRLSLHKPGAASSVSNLSQRRESRVSVLLNHLLPSSSSNTGPSSLTIPQNTPDSFRCSTQSLSRTYGAGPGPQGIPEVVVSPPEDDDPPTSAEEEAASPQLRRRASSASQGLELLPLEGPLVSPNSLPNNLDGNKAAERRPSKAGVSRESSSVDFSKVDMNFMKKIPPGAEASNVLVGEVDFLEKPIIAFVRLSPAVLITGLTEVPVPTRFLFLLLGPHGKGPQYHEIGRSMATLMTDEIFHDVAYKAKDRTDLLSGIDEFLDQVTVLPPGEWDPTIRIEPPKNVPSQMKRKRPSHPNGTASPAGELEKEEDHHAGPELQKTGRIFGGLILDIKRKLPFYWTDIRDALSLQCLASILFLYCACMSPVITFGGLLGEATKGNISAIESLFGASLTGVAYSLFAGQPLTILGSTGPVLVFEKILFKFCNDYGMSYLSLRTSIGLWTAFLCLVLVATDASSLVCYITRFTEEAFAALICIIFIYEALEKLFHLGEHYPVNMHNNLDNLTQYSCQCSAPVNASDKIVQEWNRTGYSPDSVPWSSLNVSMCKTLHGEFVGAACGHHGPYIPDVLFWSIILFFTTFFLSSFLKQFKTERYFPTKVRSTISDFAVFITIMIMVLVDYLMGIPSPKLNVPDRFEPTSKNRGWLMDPLGGNPWWTLLVAALPALLCTILIFMDQQITAVIINRKEHKLKKGCGYHLDLLVVALMLGVCSVMGLPWFVAATVLSISHVNSLKLESGCSAPGEQPKFLGIREQRVTGFMIFVLMGCSVFMTSVLKFIPMPVLYGVFLYMGVSSLKGIQFFDRIKLFGMPSKHQPDLIYLRYVPLWKVHIFTLVQLTCLVLLWVIKASAAAVVFPMMVLALVFIRKLLDLFFTKRELSWLDDLMPESKKKKEDDKKKKAREKLEAESQLQDEEDMELKVSFEGSNQLNIPVKTLSGSSESDPLVVNISDEMAKTAAWKAVNSSAESCAQPVKHSESQEKVACVRVDVSPDTPGGGSTAETFL